The following proteins are co-located in the Pseudomonas sp. DY-1 genome:
- a CDS encoding DUF2782 domain-containing protein — protein MRALNRLLLASLLAIAPVATFAADEPSAEPDVTIRQEGDKTIQEYRVNGFLYAIKVTPKNGKPYFLVRADGESNYVRSDNPDMLIPAWEIFSW, from the coding sequence ATGCGCGCACTGAACCGCCTTTTACTGGCCAGCCTGCTGGCCATCGCTCCAGTCGCCACGTTCGCCGCCGACGAGCCATCCGCCGAGCCGGACGTCACCATCCGCCAGGAAGGCGACAAGACCATCCAGGAATACCGCGTCAACGGTTTCCTGTACGCCATCAAGGTGACCCCGAAGAACGGCAAGCCCTACTTCCTGGTCCGCGCCGATGGCGAAAGCAACTATGTCCGCTCGGACAACCCAGACATGCTCATCCCCGCGTGGGAAATCTTCAGCTGGTAG
- a CDS encoding homoserine kinase has translation MSVFTPLERPELEAFLAPYGLGRLKDFQGIAEGSENSNFFVSLERGEFVLTLVERGPSHDLPFFIELLDVLHEADLPVPFALRTADGKALRELAGKPALLQPRLPGKHVHLPNAHHCAEVGALLARLHLATRERVLERKSDRGLDWMLNEGPALALQLDDTALPLMRDALREIGEVKERFLALPRANLHADLFKDNALFDGTHLSGVIDFYNACSGPMLYDLAICLNDWCSDADGRLDKSLARALLGAYATLRPFTAAEAELWPTALRIACVRFWLSRLIAANAFAGQDVLIHDPNVFQMRLAQRQKVELPLPFAL, from the coding sequence ATGTCCGTATTCACTCCGCTCGAACGTCCGGAACTGGAAGCTTTCCTCGCCCCTTACGGGCTTGGCCGGCTGAAGGATTTCCAAGGCATCGCCGAAGGCTCCGAGAACAGCAACTTCTTCGTCAGTCTGGAGCGGGGTGAATTCGTACTGACCCTGGTGGAGCGCGGCCCCAGCCACGATTTACCGTTCTTCATCGAGCTGCTCGATGTGCTCCACGAAGCGGACCTGCCGGTTCCTTTCGCCCTGCGCACCGCGGATGGAAAAGCCCTGCGCGAACTCGCCGGCAAGCCAGCGCTGCTGCAGCCGCGCCTGCCGGGAAAGCATGTGCACCTACCCAATGCCCACCATTGCGCGGAAGTTGGCGCCCTGCTGGCGCGCCTGCACCTGGCAACGCGCGAGCGCGTGCTGGAACGCAAGAGCGATCGCGGCCTGGACTGGATGCTCAATGAAGGTCCGGCGCTGGCCCTGCAACTGGACGACACGGCCCTGCCGCTGATGCGTGATGCACTGCGGGAAATCGGTGAGGTGAAGGAGCGTTTCCTCGCCCTGCCGCGCGCCAACCTGCATGCCGACCTGTTCAAGGACAACGCGTTGTTCGATGGCACCCACCTATCCGGGGTGATCGACTTCTACAACGCCTGCTCCGGGCCGATGCTCTACGACCTGGCCATCTGCCTGAACGATTGGTGCTCTGATGCCGATGGCCGCCTCGACAAGTCGCTTGCCCGCGCCTTGCTGGGCGCCTATGCCACATTGCGCCCCTTCACCGCCGCCGAGGCCGAACTCTGGCCAACGGCCCTGCGCATCGCTTGCGTACGCTTCTGGCTGTCGCGTCTGATCGCTGCCAATGCCTTCGCCGGGCAGGACGTGCTGATCCACGATCCCAATGTGTTTCAGATGCGACTGGCGCAGCGCCAGAAGGTCGAGCTTCCGCTGCCGTTTGCGCTCTGA
- a CDS encoding NrdJb translates to MTIKIEKKIKGFSLVDLDQEKARKAAEEAAAVVQMDETLQRPETLVGATYKIKSPLFEHALYVTINDIVLNPGTAFEQRRPFEIFINSKGMEHFQWIVALTRIMSAVFRKGGDCTFLVEELKAVFDPRGGYLKRGGVYMPSLVAEIGAVLERHLVAIGLMEGQKLDEEHKLYLAEKRAAYEASLGTSKAEPGEGFPPGAQLCGKCNTQAVVQMDGCATCLNCGHSKCG, encoded by the coding sequence ATGACCATCAAGATCGAGAAGAAGATCAAGGGTTTCAGCCTGGTCGATCTGGACCAGGAAAAGGCGCGCAAGGCTGCCGAGGAAGCGGCCGCCGTGGTGCAGATGGACGAGACGCTGCAGCGGCCGGAGACCCTGGTAGGCGCCACCTACAAGATCAAGTCGCCGCTGTTCGAGCACGCGCTCTACGTGACGATCAATGACATCGTGCTCAACCCGGGCACCGCTTTCGAGCAGCGTCGACCCTTCGAGATCTTCATCAACTCCAAAGGCATGGAGCACTTCCAGTGGATCGTCGCCCTCACCCGCATCATGTCGGCGGTGTTTCGCAAGGGGGGCGACTGCACCTTCCTGGTGGAAGAGCTGAAAGCTGTATTTGATCCGCGCGGCGGTTACCTCAAGCGCGGCGGCGTCTATATGCCGTCACTGGTGGCTGAGATCGGCGCTGTGCTGGAGCGCCATCTGGTGGCCATCGGCCTGATGGAAGGCCAGAAGCTGGACGAGGAACACAAGCTCTATCTCGCCGAGAAGCGCGCCGCCTACGAAGCCAGCCTGGGCACATCCAAGGCCGAACCCGGAGAGGGTTTTCCGCCCGGCGCCCAGCTCTGCGGCAAGTGCAACACCCAGGCAGTGGTGCAGATGGACGGCTGTGCAACCTGCCTCAATTGCGGCCATTCCAAGTGCGGGTGA
- a CDS encoding adenosylcobalamin-dependent ribonucleoside-diphosphate reductase, translated as MARTGTPKQVQGNHGIALQAASEEIWDSKYRLKHKDGTPIDLTPDATWQRVARALSEVEADVAAREHWYERFLWALRNGAIPAGRIISNAGAQDFKPATSTINCTVSGTILDSMDDILGKVHEAGLTLKAGCGIGYEFSTLRPRGAYVSGAGAQTSGPLSFMDIYDKMCFTVSSAGGRRGAQMGTFDVCHPDVREFIRVKREDGRLRQFNLSLLVSDAFMHAVENDTEWPLLYPVHPKERDELDFGDPTQVIWRDWPVHDGYIVREDGLVACKVYGRVQARHLWDMIMVSTYDFAEPGFILIDRVNELNNNWWCEAIRATNPCGEQPLPPYGSCLLGSINLTAFVEEPFTGEAHFDWERFRAVVRVFTRMLDNVVEVNGLPLPRQREEILGKRRHGMGFLGLGSALALLGLRYGSTEACVFTEEVAREMALAGWQVALELAREKGPAPILMQDYEVTAAMLRKRPEMVDDGYKVGDRVPGRILHARYSRYMQRIAEHAPELVAELAEVGARFTHHSSIAPTGTISLSLANNASNGIEPSYAHQYSRNLIRPGRKTKEKIDVCSYELLAYRALVNTQARPDTEHPAQRLPDYFVSADDISPAEHVDMQAAAQKWIDSSISKTANVPTDFPFEDFKDIYLQAWRQGLKGCTTFRFNPAAFQGVLVKDSDLERTVYRFELEDGTLVELRGNEEVEYDGELHTAANLFDALKEGYYGRY; from the coding sequence ATGGCCAGGACGGGAACGCCCAAACAGGTCCAGGGCAATCATGGCATCGCCTTGCAGGCGGCGTCGGAAGAAATCTGGGATAGCAAGTACCGTCTGAAGCACAAGGACGGTACCCCCATCGATCTCACACCGGACGCCACCTGGCAGCGTGTGGCTCGCGCCTTGTCCGAGGTGGAGGCCGATGTTGCAGCGCGCGAGCACTGGTACGAGCGCTTCCTCTGGGCCCTGCGCAATGGCGCCATCCCCGCCGGACGGATCATCTCCAATGCCGGTGCCCAGGACTTCAAGCCCGCCACGTCCACTATCAATTGCACCGTTTCCGGCACCATCCTCGACTCCATGGACGACATTCTCGGCAAGGTCCATGAAGCCGGGCTGACGCTCAAGGCCGGCTGCGGCATCGGCTACGAATTCAGCACCTTGCGCCCGCGAGGCGCCTACGTATCCGGCGCCGGCGCGCAAACCAGCGGGCCCCTGTCCTTCATGGATATCTACGACAAGATGTGCTTCACCGTGAGCTCCGCTGGCGGCCGCCGGGGAGCGCAGATGGGCACCTTCGATGTCTGCCATCCCGATGTGCGCGAATTCATCCGCGTCAAGCGCGAGGACGGCCGCCTGCGCCAGTTCAACCTCAGCCTGCTGGTCAGCGATGCCTTCATGCATGCGGTGGAGAATGACACCGAGTGGCCGCTGCTCTATCCGGTGCACCCGAAGGAACGGGATGAACTGGACTTTGGCGATCCTACCCAGGTGATCTGGCGTGACTGGCCGGTGCACGACGGCTACATCGTCCGCGAGGATGGCCTGGTGGCTTGCAAGGTCTACGGTCGCGTCCAGGCCCGGCACCTGTGGGACATGATCATGGTGTCCACCTACGATTTCGCCGAGCCGGGCTTCATCCTCATCGACCGGGTCAACGAGCTGAACAACAACTGGTGGTGCGAGGCGATTCGCGCGACCAACCCCTGCGGCGAGCAGCCGCTTCCTCCCTACGGCTCGTGCCTGCTGGGCTCGATCAACCTCACGGCCTTCGTTGAGGAGCCCTTCACCGGCGAGGCGCATTTCGATTGGGAGCGCTTCCGCGCGGTCGTGCGGGTGTTCACCCGGATGCTCGACAACGTGGTGGAAGTCAACGGCCTGCCGCTACCGCGCCAGCGCGAGGAAATCCTCGGCAAGCGCCGCCACGGCATGGGATTCCTGGGGCTCGGCTCAGCACTTGCGCTGCTGGGGTTGCGCTACGGCAGTACAGAGGCCTGTGTATTCACCGAAGAGGTGGCGCGGGAAATGGCATTGGCCGGCTGGCAGGTGGCACTGGAACTGGCGCGGGAGAAGGGCCCGGCCCCGATTCTGATGCAGGACTACGAGGTTACCGCCGCCATGCTGCGCAAGCGCCCGGAAATGGTGGACGATGGCTACAAGGTCGGCGACCGGGTACCTGGCCGCATCCTCCATGCCCGCTACTCCCGCTATATGCAGCGCATCGCCGAACATGCGCCGGAGCTGGTCGCCGAGCTGGCCGAAGTAGGGGCTCGCTTCACCCATCACAGCTCCATCGCCCCCACCGGGACCATCAGCCTGAGCCTGGCGAACAACGCATCCAATGGCATCGAGCCGAGCTACGCTCACCAGTATTCGCGCAACCTGATCCGCCCCGGGCGCAAGACCAAGGAGAAGATCGACGTCTGCAGTTACGAGCTGCTGGCGTACCGCGCGCTGGTCAACACCCAGGCACGTCCGGACACCGAACATCCGGCGCAACGCTTGCCGGACTATTTCGTCAGTGCTGACGACATCAGCCCTGCGGAGCACGTGGACATGCAGGCGGCCGCGCAGAAATGGATCGACTCCTCCATCTCAAAGACGGCCAACGTGCCCACTGACTTCCCCTTCGAGGACTTCAAGGACATCTACCTCCAGGCTTGGCGCCAGGGACTCAAGGGTTGCACGACATTCCGCTTCAACCCGGCGGCCTTCCAGGGCGTGCTGGTGAAGGATTCGGACCTGGAGAGGACCGTCTACCGCTTCGAACTGGAAGACGGCACGCTGGTGGAGCTGCGCGGCAACGAGGAGGTGGAATACGACGGTGAGCTGCACACCGCCGCGAACCTCTTCGACGCCTTGAAGGAAGGCTATTACGGCAGGTATTGA
- a CDS encoding zinc ABC transporter substrate-binding protein, with protein MFRLFVPLFLSACALSAQADVRLLTSIKPLQLIAAAVQDGAGQPDVLLPPGASPHQYALRPSDVRRVREADLFYWIGPDLEGFLPRVLQGRDKPSVALQGEPGLTLRHFEALHDEHEDEHDEHEHDHDHRPGSIDAHLWLLPANARVIAARMAADLASADPANAARYQANLKAFEDRLDQLDARMKTRMAKVAGKPFFVFHEAFDYFESAYGLRHAGVFSVASEVQPGARHVAAMRERLQKAGPSCVFNEPPVRPRLADTLTAGLQVRLAELDALGMSAPVAANGYETLLQNLGDGLAGCLEAL; from the coding sequence GTGTTCCGTCTATTCGTCCCCCTGTTCCTCAGTGCCTGTGCCCTGTCGGCGCAGGCCGATGTGCGCCTGCTGACCAGCATCAAGCCGCTGCAATTGATCGCCGCTGCCGTACAGGATGGCGCTGGCCAGCCTGACGTGCTGCTGCCTCCGGGCGCTTCGCCGCACCAGTACGCCTTGCGCCCGTCCGACGTGCGCCGGGTACGCGAGGCGGACCTGTTCTACTGGATCGGCCCCGATCTGGAAGGTTTCTTGCCCCGCGTGCTGCAAGGTCGTGACAAGCCCAGCGTGGCGCTGCAGGGTGAGCCGGGCCTGACGCTGCGCCATTTCGAAGCGCTGCACGATGAGCACGAAGACGAGCACGATGAACACGAGCACGATCATGACCATCGCCCTGGCTCTATCGACGCGCACCTGTGGCTGCTGCCGGCCAACGCAAGGGTGATCGCCGCACGCATGGCCGCTGACCTCGCCAGCGCCGACCCGGCCAACGCCGCTCGTTACCAGGCCAACCTGAAGGCCTTCGAAGACCGTCTGGACCAGCTCGACGCCCGCATGAAGACGCGCATGGCCAAGGTCGCCGGAAAGCCGTTCTTCGTCTTCCATGAAGCTTTCGACTACTTCGAGAGCGCCTACGGCCTGCGCCATGCGGGTGTGTTCAGCGTCGCCAGTGAAGTGCAGCCCGGCGCCCGACACGTCGCCGCCATGCGCGAGCGGCTGCAGAAGGCTGGTCCGAGCTGCGTATTCAATGAACCGCCAGTGCGACCACGTCTCGCCGATACCCTGACCGCCGGCCTGCAAGTGCGCCTGGCTGAGCTGGACGCCTTGGGCATGAGTGCGCCGGTGGCCGCCAACGGCTACGAGACCTTGCTGCAGAATCTGGGCGATGGCCTGGCGGGTTGCCTGGAAGCACTTTGA
- a CDS encoding Fur family transcriptional regulator: MLKPISAKAPLACRPHDHSHCVSNALAEADAICSRHGLRLTALRKRVLELVWQSHKPLGAYDILGVLTEEDGRRAAPPTVYRALDFLLDNGLVHRIASLNAFVGCNHPGESHQGQFLICRNCQTAIELEQSSISQAIVDSAKSVGFVVEGQTVEVVGLCASCQVAA; this comes from the coding sequence ATGCTCAAGCCGATCAGCGCAAAAGCCCCCCTGGCCTGTCGCCCCCACGACCATTCCCATTGCGTGTCCAACGCCCTGGCCGAGGCCGACGCCATCTGCAGTCGCCATGGCCTGCGCCTGACTGCGCTGCGCAAGCGCGTACTGGAGCTGGTCTGGCAGAGCCACAAGCCGCTGGGCGCTTACGACATCCTTGGCGTGCTGACGGAAGAAGACGGTCGCCGCGCGGCGCCGCCCACCGTTTACCGCGCCCTGGATTTCCTCCTGGACAACGGCCTGGTACACCGCATTGCCTCGCTCAACGCGTTCGTCGGCTGCAACCATCCGGGCGAGTCCCACCAGGGTCAGTTCCTCATTTGCCGCAACTGCCAGACCGCCATCGAGCTGGAGCAGTCGAGCATCAGCCAGGCCATCGTCGACAGCGCCAAGTCCGTCGGCTTCGTCGTCGAAGGCCAGACCGTCGAAGTCGTCGGCCTCTGTGCCAGTTGCCAGGTGGCTGCATGA